From Candidatus Goldiibacteriota bacterium:
GAAGAAGCGGTAACCGAAATGGAAGCTTACGCCGAATCGTTTATTGAAAAAGGCAAAAAGGTCCTGTATGTCTGCGGCGAACACCTTATAACGTACCCCCTTGTAAAATCCTATTTTAAGAAATATCCTGGTTTAAAGGTTGTATATTTTGATGCTCATGCCGACTTAAGGGATAATTACGACGGCAACAAACTGTCGCATTCAACGCCTGCAAGGCGCATCTGCGAAATGATAGGGCCGGAAAATGTTTTCATGTTTGGTATCAGGTCGTTTGAAAAACAGGAAATGGCATATATAAGGGAAAACAGGATTCTGTGCGACCCTAATATGGAAGAGTTTCTTAACGTTATGGACACCATAGAAAATTCGCCTGTTTACATTTCAATAGACGTTGATGTGATAGATCCGGGATTTTTGCCGGGTGTCGGTACGCCGGAAGCGGGCGGGCTGTCTTATAAAGATTTTTTAAAAGCTGTTGAGGGGTTTTCAGGGCTGAAAAATATAGTTGCGGCGGATATAAATGAACTGTCGCCTAAATACGACCCTATGGGGGCCTCGTCAGTATTTGTAGCGAAAATGATAAGGGAGATGCTCCTTGTCATGGCAGGGAAATAAAACAAAGCGGATAATTTACCCGCTATTATATCTGGCAGCCGCTTTTTTTGTTTT
This genomic window contains:
- the speB gene encoding agmatinase, translating into MKTEKKVNFVGCNDDIAAAEVVLAGIPYDVTSTFRHGSEEGPDSARAYSDSIETFSPDRFDDIADHKIADAGNLVLASQKPEEAVTEMEAYAESFIEKGKKVLYVCGEHLITYPLVKSYFKKYPGLKVVYFDAHADLRDNYDGNKLSHSTPARRICEMIGPENVFMFGIRSFEKQEMAYIRENRILCDPNMEEFLNVMDTIENSPVYISIDVDVIDPGFLPGVGTPEAGGLSYKDFLKAVEGFSGLKNIVAADINELSPKYDPMGASSVFVAKMIREMLLVMAGK